One genomic segment of Choristoneura fumiferana chromosome Z, NRCan_CFum_1, whole genome shotgun sequence includes these proteins:
- the LOC141431133 gene encoding protein takeout-like isoform X2 has translation MKYRAGFVAVTVLLVIHAYAERLTEKQEQNVIKYIEYEINRFDVHDENTLNKCLLKISELLKPYMKYGLKAWNVPVLDPLFLKTVKVSQNGNDNNFKADFHSVWVYGLSEYTIEYMRSQPSKYSFDLKLKFPDLKLLGQYDIDGKVLFLELKDQGPFTANLTNVDATVENKFTVKDGHLVLSETKTNFSFKSMKFHLENLLKGSPVGKSINEMLNKNVDDLMQDLKPAFSKEISRIIVRTLNKSVERLPLAKWEAAISR, from the exons ATGAAGTATCGTGCTGGTTTCGTGGCAGTTACTGTTCTGCTGGTAATACACGCCTATGCCGAACGATTAACAGAGAAACAAGAgcaaaatgttattaaatatattg aataCGAGATAAACCGTTTTGACGTCCACGATGAGAACACATTGAACAAGTGCTTGCTGAAGATTTCGGAATTGTTGAAACCTTACATGAAATATG GTTTAAAAGCTTGGAATGTGCCAGTACTTGATcccttgtttttaaaaacagtaAAGGTATCGCAAAACGGTAATGACAATAACTTCAAAGCGGACTTTCATTCTGTGTGGGTATATGGTCTGTCCGAATACACGATTGAGTATATGCG GTCGCAGCCAAGTAAATACTCTTTTGATTTAAAGCTCAAATTTCCTGATTTGAAATTGTTGGGACAGTATGACATAGATGGTAAAGTGCTTTTCCTGGAATTGAAGGATCAAGGCCCATTTACTGCAAACTTAA CCAATGTGGATGCCACTGTGGAAAATAAATTCACTGTTAAAGATGGTCATTTGGTACTCTCCGAAACCAAAACAAATTTTTCTTTCAAAAGTATGAAGTTCCATTTGGAGAATTTGCTGAAAGGATCACCTGTTG GTAAATCTATTAATGAGATGTTAAACAAGAATGTAGATGATTTAATGCAAGATTTGAAACCAGCATTCTCAAAGGAGATCAGTAGGATAATTGTGCGCACTCTGAATAAGAGTGTGGAGAGGTTGCCTTTGGCAAAGTGGGAGGCAGCTATTAGCCGctag
- the LOC141431133 gene encoding protein takeout-like isoform X1, translated as MWFHLRMVQFVNTKLCGNQLHTLQGAQMKYRAGFVAVTVLLVIHAYAERLTEKQEQNVIKYIEYEINRFDVHDENTLNKCLLKISELLKPYMKYGLKAWNVPVLDPLFLKTVKVSQNGNDNNFKADFHSVWVYGLSEYTIEYMRSQPSKYSFDLKLKFPDLKLLGQYDIDGKVLFLELKDQGPFTANLTNVDATVENKFTVKDGHLVLSETKTNFSFKSMKFHLENLLKGSPVGKSINEMLNKNVDDLMQDLKPAFSKEISRIIVRTLNKSVERLPLAKWEAAISR; from the exons ATGTGGTTCCATTTACGCATGGTTCAATTCGTAAATACGAAATTGTGTGGTAACCAGCTACACACACTACAAGGCGCCCag ATGAAGTATCGTGCTGGTTTCGTGGCAGTTACTGTTCTGCTGGTAATACACGCCTATGCCGAACGATTAACAGAGAAACAAGAgcaaaatgttattaaatatattg aataCGAGATAAACCGTTTTGACGTCCACGATGAGAACACATTGAACAAGTGCTTGCTGAAGATTTCGGAATTGTTGAAACCTTACATGAAATATG GTTTAAAAGCTTGGAATGTGCCAGTACTTGATcccttgtttttaaaaacagtaAAGGTATCGCAAAACGGTAATGACAATAACTTCAAAGCGGACTTTCATTCTGTGTGGGTATATGGTCTGTCCGAATACACGATTGAGTATATGCG GTCGCAGCCAAGTAAATACTCTTTTGATTTAAAGCTCAAATTTCCTGATTTGAAATTGTTGGGACAGTATGACATAGATGGTAAAGTGCTTTTCCTGGAATTGAAGGATCAAGGCCCATTTACTGCAAACTTAA CCAATGTGGATGCCACTGTGGAAAATAAATTCACTGTTAAAGATGGTCATTTGGTACTCTCCGAAACCAAAACAAATTTTTCTTTCAAAAGTATGAAGTTCCATTTGGAGAATTTGCTGAAAGGATCACCTGTTG GTAAATCTATTAATGAGATGTTAAACAAGAATGTAGATGATTTAATGCAAGATTTGAAACCAGCATTCTCAAAGGAGATCAGTAGGATAATTGTGCGCACTCTGAATAAGAGTGTGGAGAGGTTGCCTTTGGCAAAGTGGGAGGCAGCTATTAGCCGctag